In Candidatus Eisenbacteria bacterium, a single window of DNA contains:
- a CDS encoding HD domain-containing protein: MEDLVHSFEATLPEGARRTAEALLRAGGRACAVGGSLRDHLLGLEVKDWDFATDLLPERVRSLFPRAVEVGIRFGTILVMETDGTYEVTTFRRDGRYSDARHPDSVSFTASLEEDLSRRDFTINAMAFDLHERRLIDPQAGRADLGRRIIRCVGRAEERFREDALRMLRAVRIAGQLGFEIEEETYLAIVRCAALIDAIAMERVREELDRILTQPMPSISIGRLLETGLLERFLPELADAYGVCQNRYHAFDIYHHSLCVTDQAPAKNKIVRLAALLHDLGKVATRHEAAGRVTFYNHQVVGARMADQILRRLRYSGEERERVVHLVEQHMFHYNSDWTDAAVRRFVRAVGPELMEDLFAVRAADTLGNGLKRGGVSGHLLELRSRIAEIRARDEALSVRDLQIDGHDLMSALGIAEGPLIGRILDALLDEVLEDPARNAHDALLGRAAELRGEIEPTLPPRRKRKE, encoded by the coding sequence ATGGAAGACCTCGTCCACTCCTTCGAGGCCACGCTCCCCGAGGGCGCACGGCGCACTGCGGAGGCCCTCCTGCGTGCCGGCGGCCGAGCCTGCGCCGTGGGGGGCTCGCTGCGGGATCACCTGCTCGGCCTCGAGGTGAAGGACTGGGACTTCGCGACCGATCTCCTTCCGGAGCGTGTCCGCTCGCTCTTCCCCAGGGCGGTGGAGGTCGGGATCCGCTTCGGAACCATCCTTGTCATGGAGACGGACGGAACCTACGAGGTCACGACCTTTCGCAGGGACGGCCGGTACAGCGACGCCCGTCATCCCGACTCGGTCTCCTTCACCGCATCGCTCGAGGAAGACCTGAGCCGGCGCGACTTCACGATCAACGCGATGGCCTTCGACCTCCACGAGCGCCGCCTGATCGACCCGCAGGCCGGAAGGGCCGATCTGGGGCGGCGGATCATCCGCTGCGTCGGACGCGCGGAGGAGCGGTTCCGTGAAGACGCGCTCAGGATGCTCCGCGCGGTCCGGATCGCGGGGCAGCTCGGATTCGAGATCGAGGAGGAGACCTACCTGGCGATCGTCCGCTGCGCCGCGCTGATCGACGCCATCGCGATGGAGCGGGTGCGGGAGGAGCTCGATCGCATCCTGACCCAACCCATGCCTTCGATCTCGATCGGGCGCCTTCTCGAGACCGGGCTGCTCGAGCGCTTTCTCCCCGAGCTGGCCGACGCCTACGGCGTATGCCAGAACCGGTACCACGCCTTCGACATCTATCACCACTCGCTCTGCGTGACCGATCAAGCCCCCGCAAAAAACAAGATCGTCCGCCTGGCCGCGCTCTTGCATGATCTCGGCAAGGTCGCGACGCGCCATGAGGCGGCCGGCCGGGTCACTTTCTATAATCACCAGGTCGTGGGCGCGCGCATGGCGGACCAGATCCTGCGAAGGCTCCGCTACTCCGGCGAGGAGAGGGAACGGGTCGTGCACCTCGTCGAACAGCACATGTTCCACTACAACAGCGACTGGACCGACGCGGCAGTGCGCAGATTCGTCCGCGCGGTGGGGCCGGAGCTGATGGAGGACCTTTTCGCGGTGCGGGCGGCGGACACGCTCGGCAACGGTCTCAAGCGAGGCGGCGTGAGCGGCCATCTCCTGGAGCTGCGCTCCAGGATCGCCGAGATCCGGGCGCGCGACGAGGCTCTGTCGGTGCGCGATCTGCAGATCGACGGGCACGACCTCATGTCCGCGCTCGGCATCGCCGAAGGACCGCTGATCGGCAGGATCCTCGATGCGCTCCTCGATGAAGTGCTCGAGGATCCTGCCAGGAACGCCCACGACGCGCTGCTCGGAAGGGCCGCCGAGCTGCGCGGGGAGATCGAGCCGACCCTGCCCCCGCGCAGGAAGAGGAAGGAGTGA